One stretch of Vulgatibacter sp. DNA includes these proteins:
- a CDS encoding GNAT family N-acetyltransferase: MIEIRDAAPLDYAAFARLFPALGPEFAVPDEAQWQGGMFADAIVAEDGQGVAGYVLGVPFGTVGHVSQLVVDEGRRRAGLGRRLMAAMGERLRARGCTSWQLNVKRENVAACRLYEGLGFRHASTCSWITLTSAIVETLPAAAVQARPIDPADDAAIDRAFGLREGNMAWGRTFAGNVLHEVVDAAGVRQGFGIYMQGTRFVVLLRLLRPDLLRPLLASFGAGATEDVRVAVEENDELRDVLLARGGRLDLETDRLVAPLAGAAR, encoded by the coding sequence GTGATCGAGATCCGAGACGCCGCCCCATTGGATTACGCCGCGTTCGCCCGCTTGTTTCCGGCGCTCGGGCCCGAGTTCGCGGTGCCGGACGAGGCACAGTGGCAGGGCGGGATGTTCGCCGACGCGATCGTCGCCGAGGATGGGCAGGGCGTCGCCGGCTACGTGCTCGGCGTGCCCTTCGGCACCGTCGGCCACGTGAGCCAGCTCGTGGTCGACGAAGGACGCAGGCGGGCCGGCCTCGGCAGGCGGTTGATGGCGGCGATGGGGGAGCGGCTGCGGGCGCGCGGCTGCACCAGCTGGCAGCTCAACGTGAAACGCGAGAACGTCGCCGCCTGCCGGCTCTACGAGGGCCTGGGCTTTCGCCACGCGAGCACCTGCTCGTGGATCACGCTCACGTCGGCGATCGTCGAGACGCTGCCCGCGGCGGCGGTGCAGGCGCGGCCGATCGATCCGGCGGACGACGCCGCGATCGACCGCGCCTTCGGGCTCCGCGAGGGCAACATGGCCTGGGGCCGGACCTTTGCAGGCAACGTGCTGCACGAGGTGGTGGACGCCGCCGGCGTGCGGCAGGGCTTCGGCATCTACATGCAGGGCACGCGCTTCGTCGTCCTGCTGCGGCTGCTGCGCCCCGACCTGCTCCGCCCGCTGCTCGCCTCCTTCGGCGCCGGTGCGACCGAGGATGTGCGCGTGGCAGTCGAGGAGAACGACGAGTTGCGCGACGTGCTGCTCGCGCGCGGCGGGCGCCTCGACCTCGAGACCGATCGCCTGGTGGCGCCGCTGGCCGGAGCTGCACGGTGA
- a CDS encoding GNAT family N-acetyltransferase, with the protein MIRVRAALAEDYGAFAQLVPELGAGGPVPGETHWATDLAKQSLVAESNGSVVGYLVGGTAGRCGQVHQLVVDPQQRRQGIAQLLLAAFAGRLREAGCTSWQLNVEGHNAAARALYERSGFRLQRRSDWVEVQAEALTDLPRDATLVGRLVTPAEDEAIEARFDLPVAAMRWFRTIGGAALVAVDARDEARSFGVWLQEKRLVRPLRLDRAAALPALLAPVAPAGTITLVLEEGLPELIEALHAAGGTTVMQEYRYVGELPTAPPAAT; encoded by the coding sequence GTGATCCGGGTGCGCGCCGCCCTGGCGGAGGATTACGGCGCCTTTGCCCAGCTGGTGCCCGAGCTCGGAGCCGGCGGTCCGGTGCCCGGCGAGACGCACTGGGCGACGGACCTCGCAAAGCAGAGCCTCGTCGCCGAGTCGAACGGTTCGGTCGTCGGCTACCTCGTCGGCGGCACGGCGGGGCGCTGTGGCCAGGTGCACCAGCTCGTCGTCGATCCGCAGCAGCGTCGCCAGGGCATCGCGCAGCTGCTCCTCGCCGCCTTCGCCGGCAGGCTGCGCGAGGCTGGGTGCACCAGCTGGCAGCTCAACGTCGAGGGGCACAACGCCGCGGCTCGTGCGCTCTACGAGCGGAGCGGGTTTCGGCTGCAGCGTCGCAGCGATTGGGTGGAAGTGCAGGCAGAGGCGCTCACCGACCTGCCCCGCGATGCCACGCTCGTCGGCAGGCTGGTGACACCGGCAGAAGACGAAGCCATCGAAGCGCGTTTCGACCTGCCCGTCGCTGCGATGCGCTGGTTCCGGACGATCGGCGGTGCGGCCCTCGTCGCCGTCGACGCCCGGGACGAGGCACGCAGCTTTGGCGTCTGGTTGCAGGAAAAGCGCCTCGTGCGGCCATTGCGGCTCGACCGTGCGGCAGCACTGCCTGCGCTCCTCGCTCCGGTGGCACCTGCCGGCACGATCACGCTCGTGCTCGAGGAAGGCCTGCCCGAGCTGATCGAGGCGCTCCATGCCGCAGGCGGCACGACCGTGATGCAGGAGTATCGGTACGTCGGCGAGCTGCCTACCGCGCCTCCGGCAGCGACTTGA
- a CDS encoding Mpo1-like protein, which yields MQLPADPTFAEFWPWYLGEHRRHATRAIHTLGTVAYLSWLGAALVARKPELALACPVIAYGAAWLSHLFVEKNRPATFRHPLLSLWADHVMAWYVLTGRIDAELKRLGIKSLPEAR from the coding sequence ATGCAGCTTCCCGCCGACCCGACCTTCGCCGAGTTCTGGCCCTGGTACCTGGGCGAGCACCGACGCCACGCGACCCGAGCGATCCACACCCTCGGGACCGTCGCCTACCTCTCGTGGCTGGGCGCTGCCCTCGTGGCCCGCAAGCCGGAGCTGGCCCTCGCCTGCCCCGTGATCGCCTACGGCGCCGCCTGGCTCTCGCACCTTTTCGTCGAGAAGAACCGGCCCGCCACCTTCCGGCACCCGCTCCTCTCGTTGTGGGCCGATCACGTGATGGCCTGGTACGTGCTGACCGGGCGCATCGACGCCGAGCTGAAGCGGCTCGGGATCAAGTCGCTGCCGGAGGCGCGGTAG
- a CDS encoding M48 family metallopeptidase yields MRRLLSSLLIAVAMAGCSGVQKTADAGTTALGEALLPTSEEVKLGNQLAAEVNKEEKILKNDAVQRYVDQVGQKIVNAAGKDRRAGIKYNFTVIDNPNQVNAFALPGGHIYIYSGLIKAADSEAELASVLGHEVGHVTERHAARALGAQFGLQTLASLALGQNPGMISQLAAGIAAQGYMSRHSRDAEREADNEGFAFFTRAGYDPAAMPAFFKKLQRMSGGNPNAFEQFFASHPAPGERAQTLSGKIRTSGKSSGKSELVGGFDQIKAQIGGRSSSTSKPSGSTGTKPSGSTSGSTSGGTQQAPRPR; encoded by the coding sequence GCTATCCAGCCTGTTGATCGCCGTCGCCATGGCCGGCTGTTCCGGCGTGCAGAAGACCGCGGACGCGGGGACCACCGCCCTTGGCGAGGCCCTCCTCCCCACCTCCGAGGAGGTGAAGCTCGGCAACCAGCTCGCCGCCGAGGTGAACAAGGAGGAGAAGATCCTCAAGAACGACGCGGTGCAGCGCTACGTCGATCAGGTCGGGCAGAAGATCGTCAACGCCGCCGGCAAGGACCGCCGCGCCGGCATCAAGTACAACTTCACCGTCATCGACAATCCAAACCAGGTGAACGCCTTCGCCCTGCCGGGCGGGCACATCTACATCTACTCCGGCCTGATCAAGGCGGCGGACAGCGAGGCGGAGCTCGCCTCGGTGCTCGGCCACGAGGTCGGCCACGTCACCGAGCGCCACGCGGCGCGGGCCCTCGGCGCGCAGTTCGGCCTGCAGACCCTCGCCTCCCTCGCCCTGGGCCAGAACCCCGGGATGATCTCGCAGCTCGCAGCCGGCATCGCCGCACAGGGCTACATGTCCCGCCACTCCCGCGACGCGGAGCGCGAGGCGGACAACGAGGGCTTCGCGTTCTTCACCCGCGCCGGCTACGACCCTGCGGCGATGCCCGCCTTCTTCAAGAAGCTCCAGCGGATGTCGGGCGGCAACCCGAACGCCTTCGAGCAGTTCTTCGCCTCGCATCCGGCGCCGGGGGAGCGCGCCCAGACGCTCAGCGGCAAGATCCGCACGAGCGGCAAGAGCTCCGGCAAGAGCGAGCTCGTGGGCGGCTTCGACCAGATCAAGGCGCAGATCGGCGGCAGGAGCAGCTCGACCTCGAAGCCCTCGGGCTCCACCGGCACCAAGCCCTCCGGTTCGACCTCGGGCTCCACGTCGGGCGGTACCCAGCAGGCGCCGCGGCCGCGCTGA